The proteins below are encoded in one region of Lagenorhynchus albirostris chromosome 7, mLagAlb1.1, whole genome shotgun sequence:
- the LOC132523104 gene encoding inactive polypeptide N-acetylgalactosaminyltransferase-like protein 5, producing the protein LEKKKEYPSNLPSSRIVICFHNEEFNVLFWTVSSVMTVTPQYILEEIILVDDMREFDDLKEKLDYHVENFRGKIKLIRNKKREGLIRARLIGASRASGDVLMLLDSHCKVTKVWLEPVLNAIAKDPQMGVCPLIDASDYVTLEYQSSPVVRGAFNWYLQFKRDRDFSYEMDGPEGPTRPIWPPAMTGGICAINRHYFNAVGKYKGINLWGGEHLELSLRTWMYGGQLFTLPCSRVGHIDKQHFANHTGIVKALLYNNLRLVHIWLDEYTVKDTSLVWIGE; encoded by the coding sequence ttggaaaaaaaaaaggagtaccCATCCAACCTACCTAGTTCCAggattgtcatttgtttccacaATGAAGAATTTAATGTCTTGTTTTGGACAGTGTCCAGTGTCATGACTGTCACTCCACAGTATATCCttgaagaaattattttggtAGATGATATGAGGGAATTTGATGACTTGAAAGAGAAACTAGACTACCATGTGGAAAATTTTCGGGGAAAGATTAaattaataagaaacaaaaagagagagggacTGATTCGAGCAAGGCTGATTGGAGCATCGCGTGCTTCAGGGGACGTTCTGATGCTCCTGGATAGCCACTGCAAGGTGACTAAAGTATGGCTGGAGCCCGTGCTGAATGCCATTGCTAAGGACCCCCAAATGGGGGTGTGTCCTCTGATAGATGCCAGTGATTATGTGACCCTGGAATACCAGTCCTCTCCTGTTGTCAGGGGAGCTTTCAACTGGTATCTGCAATTTAAACGGGATCGTGATTTCTCTTACGAGATGGATGGACCAGAAGGACCCACTAGACCTATCTGGCCACCTGCAATGACTGGAGGAATTTGTGCTATAAATAGGCATTATTTTAATGCAGTCGGAAAGTACAAGGGCATAAATCTCTGGGGAGGAGAACATTTGGAACTTTCATTAAGGACCTGGATGTATGGAGGCCAACTCTTTACACTCCCCTGCTCTCGAGTAGGACATATTGATAAGCAACACTTTGCAAACCACACTGGAATTGTAAAAGCCTTGCTATATAACAATCTCAGACTGGTGCACATTTGGCTAGATGAATACACGGTGAAGGATACGTCCCTGGTTTGGATAGGTGAGTGA